AGTGTTTTTTTTCCATCTCGGTTaacaagttgggcatgcgtgacatctttACTCCAACTTGATGAAGAGTGTCGCaagttatatgtttatatattagTTAAGTATAAATCGTTGTCTTTTGGTTCACATCGATGAAGTATATATGTAATACTAATtataactcctatatatactccaatTTGAAAATGAATGCATATACAAGAAATCTCTATATTACAATATCTAAAGTGTAGAACGCGTTTAGTTCTTTACAAATAAAGTACTAATGTATTGGCTGGGGCTGCTTCCAGCGCCTTTAATTGTAAAGCACTTTAACAATGTTTGAATATTGTTCTTCTTGTGCACTTGAATCATGGCCTATTAATATGTCTCATATCTCTCCACCATGGTTGTTTGCAAAGCTCAAATCCGTCTTCACTTTGACTTCTCTTCCGACCTTTTTGTACACAAAAGCATTTGCAATTAACAcataaacacacaaatttagtGTGCTCAAAACTGCCAGCACCCAATAGAAGTAATCGAGGTGAGCCCGATTGATATTGTCACCAAGCCATTTGTCACCATTTCTTGAGGTAATTAACTCCGCAACAGATATAATCCAATTGCTAATGAAGCTGCCAACTCCTACAACACTCATAGACGCTGCCGCTCCCATGCTTCTCATTTGCTCCGGCATTTGATCGTAGAACAATTCTTGAAGTCCAACCGTGGTGAACGCATTTGCGAGGCCAAGAATCAAGTATTGTGGGAGTAACCACCATACCCTCATTGGTACCATTGCTTTAGCTTTATCAATGAGATTGTAGTCTTTTGCAATGTTGAGCCTTTTGGCCTCTACTAGAGCCGAGACAACCATAACAAGTATGGATAGAGCTAGCCCAATGCCGATTCTTTGTAGCACAGTAATACCCGAGGGGTGTCCCGTATATTTTCTGGCTATTGGGACAAAAAACCGGTCGTAGATTGGAACGGCGATTAGGATTGCAATGCCAACGAGGCCTTGAAGTGATGCCGCAGGAACCTGGAAATGGGGACTGATCGATCGGATGGTTGTGCTACTTTGTTTGGTGAAGAAGGTGTGAAGTTGGGCTTCGATTACGCCAAACATTAGGCAACTCAACCATAGGGGGATGAGTCGGAGGACGAGCTTCACTTCTTCCACTTGGTTGAGAGAGCATAGCCTCCATGGATTTCTAGGTATCGTTGATGCATCTAGTTCGTCTATGATCATTGCCTTGTCCAAGCATcttcattattttttgttttcattacgCAACATAAGCTTGTTATTTACAATTGTTGAGAATATGAATCTTGCATCCGGAAAATTAGAGCCAAATGGACTACCTATGTACCTTGACTATAGGAAAAATGGGaaaaaacagctatgggaaaaagaaagtaatctAGGAATGCACGTGGACACCCTAACGAGATGTTCGGACGTGTACGTCATCTATGACTATATATTTATATCTTTCTATATAACTTAAAATTGTTTAGTCATTGACTAAGTGATTATAATCTATGAATGCATGTGGACAATACAGAAATTCAACAGATAAGCATCGAGCTAGACGTACACACACGACAAAGGAAGCAGCTGATCAATACattttgagttttgagtttAGGACACCAGAGGTTCGGACGTCTAAGTTTTCTGTTAACCATCTATgactatatatatctatatcttTCTATATAACCTAAAATTGTTTAGTAATTGACCAAGTCATTATTATATGTGTCCGTTTTGCTCAAATGAACGACCAAAATGTGATAAATTATGATCAACTGTTAATCCAACTGTCAAAAATCTGTGTTTCTCATTTACCTGCCCAATAAATTAATCTGACCCATTGAAATGATTAGAGGCTCCTTGTTGCTCAAATGACCCCTAGGTTAACACCCAggattctctcctctctttttttccctctcctttcctctcctcct
This region of Malus domestica chromosome 07, GDT2T_hap1 genomic DNA includes:
- the LOC103438560 gene encoding protein NRT1/ PTR FAMILY 5.4-like: MNIASGKPSRGGWNAAIFIILVEVAQQFAFYGLASNLIMYLTDVLDQPLAAAAKNVNTWLGVSSVFPVLGAFLADSYFGRFKTIVFSITIYFLGMVLLTLSVSIIPPQSGRVVFFVALYILSVAEGGQKPCVQTFAADQFDENTPEEIKVKSSFFNWWYLGVVFGATSATLGVVYLQDNIGWGLGFGILAGVLVVSLVSFLLGTKRYRKQMPPGSPFTMVVQVLVAAARKWHVNKALNSECVYYGDEGEALLQGQSQPLVVARANQLRCLDKAMIIDELDASTIPRNPWRLCSLNQVEEVKLVLRLIPLWLSCLMFGVIEAQLHTFFTKQSSTTIRSISPHFQVPAASLQGLVGIAILIAVPIYDRFFVPIARKYTGHPSGITVLQRIGIGLALSILVMVVSALVEAKRLNIAKDYNLIDKAKAMVPMRVWWLLPQYLILGLANAFTTVGLQELFYDQMPEQMRSMGAAASMSVVGVGSFISNWIISVAELITSRNGDKWLGDNINRAHLDYFYWVLAVLSTLNLCVYVLIANAFVYKKVGREVKVKTDLSFANNHGGEI